In Lujinxingia sediminis, a single genomic region encodes these proteins:
- the menD gene encoding 2-succinyl-5-enolpyruvyl-6-hydroxy-3-cyclohexene-1-carboxylic-acid synthase yields MTPSPPSWPNINTLWAHALVDELVRCGLKHVCISPGSRSTPLVVAFANHPDIEDISIIDERQAAFVALGLSLASQKPVALVCTSGTAAAHYYPAICEASSSGVPLIVLTADRPPNLHDAGAPQALDQTRFFGTHVRWFHQVAEPEPTAEKLRYLRALACRAFQRASGPNAGPVHLNLPFRKPLEPTALPEGHRDAVPPTLGTGDPMAMMGRPDNKPYLQTPPTHAVLDESTLDTIADLLANAERPLILAGADHRGNTYATALFELAQRLGAPLIAEPTSGVTRHAELQKPPLHFGDAVFGSSLLARCGQPDLVLRTGKAPLSWAAARAVRSWAHTTTILLSPDVAPPDPDHLAGWHLRANPRETLQALSRRLSLATERNSAPESPWLNAFQMAEARAEDSLRASLERFRLAQPDAPLTAPEIWNSLGELLPEGSALMISNSMPIRDVDAFMGRRRAPLQIFFNRGVNGIDGIVATGLGLALARREAGHQAPTIIALGDVALRHDLSALALARELDLPLLVLVLDNEGGAIFDELPIADFPDVHTRHFLTSARADITRSAPSTTRLHEATSPQTLASALKAFTHDPGFQVLVARSNREVDRDLRAALRADAATLIDHGFQGDLP; encoded by the coding sequence ATGACCCCCTCGCCACCTTCCTGGCCGAACATCAACACGCTATGGGCACACGCCCTGGTCGACGAGTTGGTGCGCTGCGGGCTTAAACACGTCTGCATCAGCCCAGGCTCGCGCTCCACCCCGCTGGTGGTGGCCTTTGCCAACCACCCGGACATCGAGGACATCTCCATCATTGATGAGCGGCAAGCCGCTTTCGTTGCGTTGGGGTTGAGCCTCGCAAGCCAAAAGCCCGTCGCGCTTGTGTGTACCTCCGGCACCGCTGCGGCGCATTACTATCCGGCCATCTGCGAGGCTTCGAGCTCCGGTGTGCCCCTGATCGTGCTTACCGCAGATCGCCCCCCGAACCTTCACGATGCCGGTGCTCCTCAGGCCCTCGACCAGACTCGATTTTTCGGCACGCATGTGCGCTGGTTCCACCAGGTCGCCGAGCCCGAACCCACCGCCGAGAAGCTGCGCTACCTGCGCGCGCTGGCCTGCCGTGCCTTCCAGCGTGCGAGCGGTCCAAATGCGGGACCGGTGCATCTCAATCTCCCCTTCCGAAAGCCCCTGGAGCCCACTGCGCTCCCGGAGGGACACCGCGACGCCGTGCCCCCAACGCTTGGCACAGGCGACCCGATGGCGATGATGGGACGCCCCGACAACAAGCCCTACCTGCAAACCCCGCCGACCCATGCCGTACTTGATGAGTCTACCCTCGATACCATCGCGGACCTTCTCGCCAACGCGGAACGTCCTCTCATTCTGGCTGGCGCCGACCACCGGGGTAACACCTACGCCACCGCGCTCTTCGAACTTGCGCAACGCCTGGGCGCACCGCTCATCGCCGAACCCACCTCCGGGGTAACTCGCCACGCCGAGCTTCAAAAGCCACCCCTGCACTTTGGTGACGCCGTCTTCGGCAGCAGCCTTCTCGCACGCTGCGGCCAACCTGACCTCGTGCTGCGCACCGGCAAAGCCCCCTTAAGCTGGGCGGCTGCCCGCGCTGTGCGGTCCTGGGCTCACACCACCACAATCCTTCTCTCGCCAGACGTAGCCCCCCCAGACCCCGACCACCTGGCAGGCTGGCATCTCCGGGCCAACCCTCGCGAAACGCTGCAGGCTTTAAGTCGTCGACTTAGCCTCGCCACCGAACGAAATTCGGCGCCAGAATCCCCGTGGCTCAACGCCTTCCAGATGGCCGAAGCCCGTGCCGAAGACTCTCTCCGAGCCTCACTGGAGCGTTTCCGCCTCGCTCAACCCGACGCACCTCTCACCGCCCCGGAGATCTGGAACTCCCTCGGAGAACTGCTCCCGGAAGGCAGCGCGTTGATGATCTCCAACAGCATGCCTATCCGTGACGTGGATGCGTTCATGGGTCGCCGCCGCGCCCCACTGCAGATCTTTTTTAACCGCGGCGTCAACGGCATCGATGGCATCGTCGCCACCGGACTCGGGCTGGCCCTGGCTCGCCGCGAAGCCGGCCATCAGGCGCCCACCATCATCGCCCTGGGCGACGTGGCCCTTCGCCATGACCTCTCCGCTCTGGCCCTGGCTCGGGAACTCGATCTTCCCCTGCTTGTGCTCGTTCTGGACAACGAGGGCGGCGCGATCTTCGATGAACTCCCGATCGCTGACTTTCCCGACGTTCATACGCGACATTTCCTCACGTCGGCGCGCGCAGACATCACCCGTAGCGCCCCCTCGACCACGCGCCTTCATGAAGCAACCTCACCTCAAACGCTCGCCAGCGCCCTGAAGGCGTTTACGCACGATCCGGGCTTTCAGGTGCTCGTCGCGCGCAGCAACCGCGAGGTGGACCGCGACCTGCGCGCCGCCCTTCGCGCCGACGCTGCAACCCTCATCGATCACGGTTTTCAGGGAGACCTCCCATGA
- a CDS encoding 1,4-dihydroxy-2-naphthoate polyprenyltransferase: protein MTSSSPSRLQSWILASRPKTLAAAAVPVLVGSAVAYGQDVFAPGPAIAALVGAGLIQIGTNFANDYFDAKSGADNENRLGPTRAVQAGLLTPNAMKWATALTFLAAALVGLYLIGVGGWPILIIGIASILSGIAYTGGPYPLGYNGLGDLFVFLFFGLIAVTATHYVQALSFSPEALVASIPIGLLSTAILIVNNYRDVDTDRVAGKNTLAVRLGKAVTRKQYAGVVLAAYLVPVIQIAAGLSQIWVLLPLLSLPLAIKCIRALGALEGSALNALLARTAGLLTVFGVLYAIGFAL from the coding sequence ATGACCTCCTCTTCCCCCTCCCGACTGCAATCCTGGATCCTGGCCTCTCGCCCCAAGACGCTCGCGGCAGCAGCTGTACCCGTACTGGTGGGAAGCGCAGTGGCCTACGGACAGGATGTCTTCGCGCCCGGCCCGGCCATCGCCGCGCTGGTGGGTGCTGGCCTCATTCAGATCGGCACGAACTTCGCCAACGACTACTTCGACGCCAAAAGCGGTGCCGACAACGAAAACCGCCTCGGCCCCACCCGCGCCGTTCAGGCTGGGCTGCTCACCCCCAACGCCATGAAATGGGCCACCGCCCTGACCTTTCTGGCCGCCGCACTCGTCGGCCTCTACCTCATCGGCGTGGGCGGCTGGCCCATCCTCATCATCGGCATCGCCTCCATCCTCTCGGGCATCGCCTACACCGGCGGGCCTTACCCGCTGGGCTACAACGGCCTTGGAGACCTTTTCGTCTTCCTCTTCTTCGGCCTGATCGCGGTCACCGCCACGCACTATGTGCAGGCGCTTAGCTTCTCCCCGGAGGCCCTCGTCGCCTCCATCCCCATCGGACTTCTGTCGACGGCAATTCTCATCGTCAACAACTACCGGGACGTCGACACCGACCGCGTCGCTGGAAAAAACACCCTGGCGGTGCGACTTGGAAAGGCCGTCACACGCAAGCAATACGCGGGTGTCGTACTCGCTGCATACCTGGTGCCTGTGATTCAGATCGCTGCCGGGCTCTCCCAGATCTGGGTGCTCCTGCCCCTTCTGAGCCTGCCACTGGCGATCAAATGCATCCGTGCGCTCGGCGCACTTGAGGGCAGCGCACTTAACGCCCTCCTCGCCAGAACCGCCGGCCTGCTCACCGTCTTCGGCGTGCTCTACGCCATCGGGTTTGCGCTATGA
- the menC gene encoding o-succinylbenzoate synthase: MNDAILTALFECPQLSWERAELPLMVPIRTSAATYESREVLALRLRAIVAGVPVEGFGECSPLPGWSTETISEVELALRGLARNLPAQKGLCLAPEHLNAALGNLASMPTLRFGLELAMLDALARQKSVPLAKLFADEAPIDLTYGVRLQSTHALDPPAITAGRVRVSIGESTRAAKLKVGLDPLETDVERIRLVREKCPNAAIRLDANRAFSMEQALTFAEAVAPFNIDFLEEPVACESVEEFAELSQKSAVPIAADESCSPPSFARELIAARAVRALVLKPMSLGGLLPTLTLIKLAENAGLRIVISNLIESAIGRRAAAHLVAGNPQLIALDGSHGLITGNWLKQDLAPERDKNLGGTLRLDDAPGLGFVPTPFAPGWEAT, translated from the coding sequence ATGAACGACGCCATCCTTACAGCCCTGTTCGAGTGTCCGCAGCTTTCGTGGGAGAGGGCCGAGCTTCCCCTTATGGTGCCAATTCGCACAAGCGCCGCCACCTACGAATCTCGCGAGGTTCTCGCGCTGCGTCTGCGCGCCATCGTCGCCGGGGTACCGGTCGAGGGTTTTGGCGAATGCTCGCCATTGCCCGGCTGGTCAACGGAAACGATCTCGGAGGTGGAACTCGCACTGCGCGGGCTGGCCCGCAATCTCCCCGCCCAGAAGGGGCTCTGCCTCGCTCCCGAGCATCTCAACGCCGCCCTGGGCAACCTCGCCAGTATGCCCACACTTCGTTTTGGCCTTGAGCTCGCGATGCTCGACGCTCTCGCTCGCCAGAAGTCAGTACCCCTGGCCAAACTCTTCGCAGACGAAGCCCCGATCGATCTGACCTACGGGGTCCGCCTCCAGTCGACTCACGCCCTGGACCCGCCGGCCATTACCGCCGGCCGCGTTCGCGTCTCCATCGGAGAAAGTACGCGTGCCGCCAAGCTTAAGGTCGGCCTCGATCCACTGGAAACGGACGTTGAGCGCATCCGCCTGGTGCGCGAGAAATGCCCCAACGCCGCTATCCGCCTCGACGCCAACCGCGCTTTCTCCATGGAACAAGCGCTCACCTTCGCCGAGGCAGTCGCTCCCTTCAATATCGACTTCCTTGAAGAACCCGTCGCCTGTGAGTCCGTCGAGGAGTTTGCTGAACTGAGCCAGAAGAGCGCGGTGCCTATCGCCGCCGATGAATCCTGCTCTCCCCCCTCCTTCGCTCGTGAGCTCATCGCAGCCCGCGCGGTCCGCGCACTCGTCCTCAAGCCAATGAGCCTGGGCGGACTCCTTCCTACTCTGACCCTTATTAAACTGGCAGAGAACGCCGGCCTACGCATCGTCATCAGCAACCTCATCGAGAGCGCCATCGGCCGCCGCGCTGCCGCCCATCTTGTCGCGGGCAACCCTCAGCTCATCGCCCTGGACGGCAGCCACGGCCTCATCACCGGCAACTGGCTCAAACAAGATCTGGCGCCCGAACGAGACAAAAACCTCGGCGGCACCCTGCGCCTCGACGACGCGCCAGGGCTGGGCTTTGTGCCCACCCCCTTCGCCCCTGGCTGGGAGGCAACATGA
- a CDS encoding class I adenylate-forming enzyme family protein, producing MTSPPPALHWLNIAARLHPDRLAIVAGDVELSYAQLHSLVAQRAKHLAAMDIRSGSRVAIIAENSVGWLLAAHAILMTGATLVPLHHLATAEDLRTQLSIVPVDLIIRDASANIPSELGASELTLEHLNDAASSCIAGPSGDALPSIGETSTADSDDTLVVLFTSGTTGTPRAVPLSAANIHASAMASAERLGLENDDRWLCCLPLCHMGGLATMLRSLIYATTLELAEHTDMGTIATLVTTRPITRLSLVPTQVHRLLTAHSTPLTTSLRAVLVGGGPVDAHDLRAARKIGLPLLPTYGMSEAASQITTLPLDAPLDMLESSGSPLPGTELRITLDDGSTAAPGQPGAIKVRGPTLTRGYLNKNADALYDNEGWMRTGDVGHLDERGFLYIHHRASERIVSGGENIDPTEVERALRAHPHVTDLAVFALDHPEWGQQLCCALVLSSLPASQKDDQLATLAEFSDTKLLQSLNEHCRTRLAPFKIPRRWFLTDAIPRTPSQKVRRHRLAELATRVGQ from the coding sequence ATGACCTCGCCACCCCCTGCTCTGCACTGGCTCAACATCGCCGCCAGGCTCCACCCTGACCGTCTCGCCATCGTCGCAGGAGACGTGGAGCTTTCTTACGCGCAACTTCACTCCCTTGTCGCGCAACGTGCAAAGCACCTGGCCGCAATGGACATCAGGTCGGGAAGCCGTGTCGCCATCATCGCCGAGAACAGCGTAGGCTGGCTGCTGGCCGCTCACGCCATTCTCATGACTGGCGCAACCCTCGTCCCCCTGCACCACCTGGCCACCGCGGAAGACCTGCGCACGCAACTGAGCATCGTTCCCGTCGATCTTATCATCCGCGACGCGTCTGCAAATATCCCCTCGGAACTCGGTGCGTCCGAGCTCACGCTTGAGCACCTCAACGACGCCGCATCCTCCTGCATCGCAGGGCCTTCTGGCGATGCGCTCCCATCAATCGGCGAAACCTCCACGGCTGACAGCGATGATACCCTGGTGGTCCTCTTCACCTCCGGCACAACCGGCACCCCGAGAGCCGTTCCCCTGAGCGCCGCCAACATCCATGCGAGCGCGATGGCCTCCGCCGAGCGCCTGGGCCTTGAGAATGACGACCGCTGGCTCTGCTGCCTGCCCCTCTGCCATATGGGCGGGCTCGCCACGATGCTTCGCAGCCTGATCTACGCCACCACCCTGGAGCTCGCCGAACACACCGACATGGGCACCATCGCAACCCTGGTGACCACCCGTCCCATCACCCGCTTGAGCCTGGTCCCCACACAGGTACATCGACTGCTCACGGCGCACTCCACCCCCCTGACGACGTCGTTGCGCGCAGTCCTCGTAGGAGGCGGTCCCGTTGATGCCCACGATCTCCGTGCCGCCCGTAAGATCGGCCTTCCTCTTCTGCCTACCTACGGGATGAGCGAAGCCGCCAGCCAGATCACCACGCTCCCCCTCGACGCCCCCCTCGATATGCTGGAGAGCTCCGGCTCGCCGCTCCCTGGCACCGAGCTCCGCATCACCCTTGACGATGGTTCAACCGCCGCGCCAGGCCAACCCGGTGCCATCAAGGTGCGTGGCCCCACGCTCACCCGCGGCTACCTCAACAAGAACGCTGACGCTCTCTATGATAACGAGGGTTGGATGCGCACCGGCGACGTCGGGCACCTTGATGAACGTGGTTTTCTTTACATCCATCACCGCGCTTCCGAACGTATCGTCTCCGGCGGCGAAAACATCGACCCCACTGAGGTTGAACGCGCGTTACGCGCGCATCCTCATGTGACTGACCTCGCTGTATTCGCCCTGGACCATCCGGAGTGGGGCCAGCAACTCTGCTGCGCACTGGTGCTCTCCTCCCTTCCGGCATCACAGAAGGATGACCAACTCGCCACGCTGGCTGAGTTTTCGGACACAAAACTCCTGCAAAGCCTCAACGAGCACTGTCGCACTCGTCTCGCACCTTTCAAAATCCCCCGGCGCTGGTTTCTCACCGACGCCATCCCCCGCACGCCCAGCCAGAAGGTGCGCCGCCACCGGCTCGCCGAGCTGGCTACGCGTGTCGGTCAGTAA
- the aroF gene encoding 3-deoxy-7-phosphoheptulonate synthase → MSTADFTPAIPSSTDPTSVDPRLPRTGRRMDRSRHVVHIGDVPFGAEPFVVIAGPCAVESAEMISHAAECVGKLGANVLRGGAFKPRTSPYSFQGLGMPGIELLQKASRTHGLPFVTEVLSESDVEQMAECVDAFQIGARNMQNFALLEAVGRTGRPVVLKRNFGATPTEWLLAAEHVARAGSDQIILCERGIRSFGDETRFTLDLAGAMWAQDESRLPVIVDPSHAIGLPRLLKRAAAATLAAGLDGLMVEVHPEPSEARCDADQALTPELFDELMAHLKRFTVERPLLAP, encoded by the coding sequence ATGAGCACCGCCGATTTCACCCCCGCTATCCCATCCTCGACCGACCCCACCTCCGTCGATCCACGCCTGCCCCGCACCGGTCGCCGTATGGACCGCTCCCGCCACGTCGTTCATATCGGGGACGTCCCCTTCGGCGCAGAACCTTTCGTCGTCATTGCAGGCCCTTGCGCCGTGGAATCCGCCGAAATGATCTCACACGCCGCAGAATGCGTCGGTAAGCTGGGGGCCAACGTGCTTCGCGGTGGGGCGTTCAAACCTCGCACGTCCCCCTACAGCTTCCAGGGCTTAGGCATGCCCGGAATTGAACTCTTGCAGAAGGCATCCCGCACCCACGGCTTGCCCTTTGTCACCGAGGTTCTCTCAGAGTCCGATGTGGAGCAGATGGCCGAGTGCGTGGATGCCTTCCAAATCGGCGCGCGCAACATGCAAAACTTTGCCCTTCTTGAAGCCGTCGGTCGCACCGGACGCCCGGTTGTTCTGAAGCGAAACTTCGGTGCGACTCCCACCGAATGGCTTCTGGCGGCAGAACACGTCGCGCGCGCTGGTTCCGACCAGATCATCCTCTGCGAAAGGGGCATCCGCTCCTTCGGCGATGAGACCCGCTTTACCCTGGATCTTGCTGGCGCCATGTGGGCACAAGATGAAAGCCGCCTTCCCGTCATCGTCGACCCCTCCCACGCCATCGGCCTGCCCCGGCTCCTTAAGCGCGCCGCCGCGGCAACCCTGGCTGCCGGTCTCGACGGCCTCATGGTCGAAGTGCATCCCGAACCCTCCGAGGCGCGCTGCGACGCCGATCAGGCCCTGACCCCGGAACTCTTCGACGAACTTATGGCCCACCTCAAGCGCTTCACCGTCGAACGCCCCCTTCTTGCTCCCTGA
- the menH gene encoding 2-succinyl-6-hydroxy-2,4-cyclohexadiene-1-carboxylate synthase, with translation MVIHYESGNEAPIGLPSAVFLHGFMGSGRDFGQLCERLGAHRHCVRVDLPGHGRSVGLLRQTPMSIRAMVEEVVGLLDHLEFEAVDVVGYSMGGRVAMLLALQHPERVRTLVLESASPGIEGKEERAERARLDGARAREMREEGLEHFLERWYQLELFESLRAHPGFEGMVRERSRGDVQALSRVVAEASPGLQESLWSRLSELAIPSLWLAGELDARYAAMSERAAHRSGGEVRIIEGAGHSAHLEAPDAVADAISGFWTTA, from the coding sequence GTGGTGATTCATTATGAGTCAGGCAACGAGGCCCCGATCGGGTTGCCGTCGGCGGTTTTTCTGCACGGGTTTATGGGGAGTGGTCGGGATTTTGGACAGTTATGCGAGAGGCTGGGCGCGCACCGTCATTGCGTGCGTGTGGATCTTCCCGGTCACGGTCGAAGTGTCGGATTGCTCAGGCAGACCCCAATGTCGATTCGTGCGATGGTCGAGGAGGTAGTGGGCCTGCTTGATCATCTCGAGTTCGAGGCGGTGGATGTGGTGGGGTATTCGATGGGGGGACGTGTGGCGATGTTGCTGGCGCTGCAGCACCCGGAGCGGGTGCGTACGCTGGTGTTGGAGTCGGCCAGTCCGGGGATTGAAGGGAAGGAAGAGCGCGCGGAGCGCGCGCGTCTCGATGGGGCTCGTGCTCGAGAGATGCGTGAGGAGGGCCTGGAGCATTTTCTGGAACGCTGGTACCAGCTGGAGCTCTTTGAGAGTTTAAGGGCGCACCCGGGGTTTGAGGGGATGGTGCGTGAGCGCAGCCGGGGTGATGTGCAAGCGCTATCGCGTGTTGTCGCGGAGGCAAGCCCGGGGCTTCAGGAGAGTCTATGGTCGCGGCTCTCGGAGTTGGCGATTCCCTCGCTGTGGCTGGCGGGTGAGTTGGACGCGCGTTATGCGGCGATGTCTGAGCGTGCGGCGCATCGAAGTGGCGGAGAGGTGCGGATCATCGAGGGGGCCGGGCATAGCGCTCACCTGGAGGCACCTGACGCGGTCGCAGATGCGATCTCCGGGTTTTGGACTACGGCGTAG